CCGCGTCGCGGAAAGCGTAAGCCGGAGTATCTGCACTGGCTGGCAACGCTGGCCCCGGCGGCGGATGACCACGCCGCCCTGCTGGCCCATCTTGAGCGCGGCGCGGTGAATCTGGAGGCGTTTGGCTGGGCACGTCAGCTCAGCCGGGAAGGGCTGCGTCAGCTCACCCAACAGCCGGGGTTTATTCAGGCCGGTTCCAGCCTGTTAAACACCGAGGTCGCGGCGCGCTGGCAGCGTAAGATTCTGGAGGTGCTGGCGACCTATCATCAACAGCATCAGGATGAACCCGGTCCGGGGCGCGAGCGCCTGCGGCGCATGGCGCTGCCGATGGAGGATGAGGCTCAGGTCCTGCTGCTGATCGAGCGGATGCGCGAGAGCGGGGCGCTGCAAAGCTACCACGGCTGGCTGCATCTGCCGGATCACAAGGCGGGCTTTACCCCGGCGCAGCAGGCCATCTGGGAAAAAGCGGACGCGCTGTTTGGCGATGAACCCTGGTGGGTGCGCGACCTGGCCCGTGAAACCGCCACCGACGAGCAGACCATGCGTCAGGTGCTGAAGCATGCGGCGCAGCAGGGGCTGATCACCGCGATCGTCAAAGATCGCTACTACCGTCACCACCGGATCGTCACCTTTGCCAACCTGATCCGCGCCCTGGACCACGAGCGCGGCTCCACCTGCGCGGCGGATTTCCGTGACCGGCTGAACGTCGGGCGTAAGCTGGCGATCCAGATCCTTGAGTACTTCAACCGCGTTGGCTTTACCCGCCGCCGCGGTAACGATCACCTCCTGCGGGATGCGCTGCTCTTTGCCGACGAGGGGCAACCGCGTTAATCCTTTTTGCTGGCGAACTTCTGTTTCGCCAGCCATACGGCTCCCAGCCTGCCCGCCTGGTTCCCCAGCTGACAGGGCAGGATAGGCACCTGCAGCGACTCCCACTCTTCAAAGGTTCGCAGGTGCCTGTCGAGCAGGGTATAGATTTTCTCCTGCTCGCTGATGCCGCCGCCAATCAGTACTACCTGCGGGTCGAACATCGAGATGACGCTGTAGACCCCGCGGGCCAGAAACAGGGCCCACTCTTCCACCGCTTCGCGCAGGTGCAGATCGTTCTCCATCCGCTCGAACAGCTCTTCGCCTTTCGGCATCTCCTCTCCGGACACCCCTAATGCCCGGCGGCAGGTCTCCATCAGTCCTTTGGCAGAGGCCACCTCATGCATCCCTTCGCCGTGTTTGCCGACCGGGATAACCCCGAACTCCCCGGCGCGGTAGTGCGAGCCGCGATAGAGATCGCCCCCGAGCACA
This genomic stretch from Leclercia sp. AS011 harbors:
- a CDS encoding ROK family protein, which produces MRLFIGFDVGGTHIKHGVIDEDGNELTTDQFDTPEDEESFKQQWREVVEAYQQEHEITAIGVSIPGHINTHTGDAAKAGALEYLDNVNLYELFAELTDLPLVADNDASCAALGERWRGAGRDYENFVCMTLGTGIGGGIVLGGDLYRGSHYRAGEFGVIPVGKHGEGMHEVASAKGLMETCRRALGVSGEEMPKGEELFERMENDLHLREAVEEWALFLARGVYSVISMFDPQVVLIGGGISEQEKIYTLLDRHLRTFEEWESLQVPILPCQLGNQAGRLGAVWLAKQKFASKKD